The following is a genomic window from Geoalkalibacter halelectricus.
CGGGTCGCAGCGGCGGTGTATTGCGCACCGTGCCGGCCGGCCAGGGCGGCGCGCACGAACTCGCCGTCGGGCGCACGCTGCGCACCGCCGCAAGCCGCGGTGCAGGACAACTTCGCGTGCGTGCCGAGGATGTCCATCGCACCATTCGCCGCCAACGACAGGAAACCCTGGTGGTCTTTCTCGTGGATGCTTCCGATTCCATGGGGGAGGGTACGACTGCGCGTATCGCATTGGCCAAGGGAGCGGTCTTATCCCTATTGCGCCGCGCCTACTTGAGCCGCGACCGGGTTGCGCTCATCACCTTTCGCGATCAGGGCGCCCAGGTGCTACTGCCTCCCACCCGCAGCGGAATCTTGGCGCGTGAGCGATTGCGGCGGCTGGCCATCGGCGGGGCAACCCCCTTGGCGGCTGGGTTTTTCAGCGCGCGACGGCTGATTGCCCAGGAACGCCGGCGCGACCCGGGCCTTGGAGCACTGTTGGTGGTCTTTTCGGATGGC
Proteins encoded in this region:
- a CDS encoding VWA domain-containing protein, whose amino-acid sequence is MSSTGRSGGVLRTVPAGQGGAHELAVGRTLRTAASRGAGQLRVRAEDVHRTIRRQRQETLVVFLVDASDSMGEGTTARIALAKGAVLSLLRRAYLSRDRVALITFRDQGAQVLLPPTRSGILARERLRRLAIGGATPLAAGFFSARRLIAQERRRDPGLGALLVVFSDGEANVPRVRGADLRREVLTEARALRHEQTTVVLFDTGARSRDNLLPDISTALNAPCHRLLTDKLDRLVQLIEEQMRR